The Paenibacillus pabuli DNA segment CAGTTTGAACATCTCTTCACTGTGCAGAAGTTTTTGTTCAGACATTTTACGATCCGTGATATCTACGATATGACAAATGAAATATAACGGCTCTTCTGTTGTTTCATCCCGAGCCAAGGATATATGCAATGAAATCCAGAGTACATCACCACTTTTTTTGATGTAGCGCTTTTCGTATTTGTACTCTTTGGACCTGCCTTCAAACAAGTCGCAAGCATAGATTACATCCTGCGGGGAGTCATCCGGATGGGTAATATCCTGGTAACTGAGATTCATTAACTCCTCACTGGTATAGCCCATCATGCAGCAAAATGAAGGGTTTACTTTCATCCATTGACCTGACGGAGCAACGAGTGCAATTCCAATAGGTGCTTGATTATAAATCTGCTCGAACAATTCATGATGGTCGACCTTTTGAACCTGCATTTTAAGCTCTCCTTTTGAAATATATACTCAAGTGATAGATTGTCGAAATTTCAAAGTTTACTGAATAGTATCCGTTCAACAAGGAATAGTCGGTTTAAAACCACAATACCTGCTTAATACCCAGTATTTTAGTTGCTGAAACATCTCTTTTCAAGAGATTTGTGTCTTCTAAAATCAAACAAGGCCTGAATTCCATGCACATGGAATTCCCGACCTTTGTCGTTAAGTATCATTATAAGTCATATGCTGCACCGGAGCCTTGAGTAAAATCTGTCAGTGCTCGCGCCCAACAATATAATCCAACAGATGCTTCAGAAAAGGAATACGCTTCGGCATTTCGGCAAGTGCATCGGTTGCGAGACAATAATGTTCCCACATTGCCTTTTTCGCTCCATTCTCCCCAAGTATGGAAACGAAGGTTGAATTGTTGTTGCGTACATCCTGCCCGGCTGGTTTGCCAAGCACAAGATTATCCCCTTCGAGATCCAGCAGGTCATCCTTGATTTGAAAAGCGATGCCCGCATGATAGGCAAATTTCTTCAAGGAGGCGATTTCCGAATCCTTGACCTGTGCCAGAATAGCTGGCATGACGAGTGCTGCCTCAAAGGCAATGCCTGTTTTGTAGAAACAGATCATATTCAACTGCTCCAATGTCAATGCTTTCCCTTTGGAGCTCAGGTCCATTGCCTGCCCCATACACATGTCTTCAGCTTTTTCAGCCGAATATCGAATCAGGCTCAGCACCGTTGCGGAATCGAATTGACTGAGTGAGGATTGTTCTCCAATGGCTTTCTGGATAAGAAATAGACCTGTCAATTCAGCTGTGGCACTGTTATGCACCTGATGCAAGGTTGAACGCCCCCGCCTGGTTGAAGCATTATCCTGTGTGGGCAGATCATCAAAAATGAGGGAAGCGGTATGCATATATTCCAGTGATCTTAATAGCGGAACGATCGACGCTTCTGTCAGCCCATACTCTCGCACACCCATAACCCAGGTTAAAATGGGCCTCAGCCGCTTACCGCTCCCCTGCAGGCTGTAATTGGCTGCTTCAATCAGCGTTTCTTTCATTTCCGGAATATCATTCGGTTTGGAAATTTGAATTTCCATGTTAATCTGCTCACGAACCGTTCGAACGGTTTGAATAAAATCTTCTTTTTCCTTTTTGTCATTTTGCAGATGGACAATAACCTGATCTCTAAGCAACTTATCGAGAAAATCCACGTCATCCGCTTTTCGAACCATTTGTTGAATGAGATGGTTAAATTCGGGCTGGTCCGAAGCAAAGATGTCCATAATTTCATTATATTTCACTGGGCCCAGTCGTTCCCTGCTGCGCTTAAGGCCGTTAATTGCACGATCCAATATGACTTCACGTGTCTTCGCATCCGAATCATATACGCCATGGATCAAGTGAGAGATTACTGTCCAGTACAGCTCATACGGATTAATTAAATCAGGACGCAGATCCCGGTACTTCAAATAATACGTATATGGGGTCACTGCCCCCTCTTCCATGTCGTCAAACATATCAGCAAAATCATCTGCCAGTTGATTGTAAATGCCATAATAGAACGTGCGGAGATCAAAGCCTTCATCCTCTGAAGCGCTCAGAACGGAACGAACGATGAGCCTCGATGAAGATGACTTGATAATAATTGGGATATAGAGCTCTTCATTGGTATAGTTCGCATTGGTGAGTTTCTTCGCCCGGTCCAGCTCCTGGGATTGAAAAAACACATAGGATTGCTCGAAAAAGGTTCGCTGCATCTCAGGACGCTGATAATTCTTGATATATTCAAATGCCTCCCGCAGCTCCGAGTGAACATACCGAATGACGTCCTGGTTCTCTCCGTCCCACTCACCAATGTCAGGTACAATTCCTGTGAGCAGTGCCTCCCGAATCATCAGGGAATACTGTCCCTTCTCCTGCGTAGTCAGTGCCTGTGAATCCAACAGGTCGTCAATAAATGGATAGGTTAACCCGTATGAATACCCCAATCTGATGGCTGCATCAAATCTCTTCGAGCGTTCCGGGATGGGCGTCGTCTCATCCAATTCATCATTCACATGCAGAACAACACCAAGAATGATCTTAATAAGCTTGCGTTGTGCCTGCTCTGCGTCCAACTCCTTCGGAATATTTGAAGCGACGTTCTTAAGTTTCTGAATCAGCCAGATTACGGCAGTTTCCACGTTTTCCTTCTGAGCCCAGCGATACAGTGCCGCCAAGCTGATAAAATCGGGCTGTTCTTTACGCTTGGCTCCATCCGTACGCATGAAGTACTTCTTCGTATCTTGCGCAACACGCTGTATGCGGGCCTGCGTCTCGGGCGCATCCAGCGCCTTGCCAAGATCTCTCATGTAAATATAGGAGATACTGCGATCCAGGTAATCATCCAGTTTACCTGTTACGTTAAGCCAGTGGATATATCTATACACATCCCGGGAATCGGGTTTTCTTTTGCTTCGTGATATCAAGGGTAACCATGAAAATCGATGAATGTGTTTCTTTTGCCATAGATGAATATCCTGTGTAAGAACCGTTGTATAAGTATTATTTACTAGCTGCTCATGAAGAGTTGTAAAATACTCGGCTGCCTTATGCTCGGCTAACTGATATCCTGCCTCGGCATGATCTATAAGTGCGTTATTCATAGGATGGATACCTCAACTTCTATTAATGTTAAACATGTATCCATGAGAGGAGTATGAGGGTGCTCCATGGACGAAAACTGTTGGAATTCATGCTGTATCAAATTCGCCAGCTCATGTTCATAACCTATATACGGTGATTAGACCATTTGGTTACGAAATGTCACGGTCACTCCACTGACCCTTGCTTTATAGAATAGAAGCCCACACTTTCACGGCTGTCACGGCAATGAGAACAATTAAACCATAACGGAGTACACTTACATTAATCATTGAACTGACCCTCGAACCAAGTGACGCCCCAATCAGACTCCCCATAACGGTATAGATGACTGGCTCGATCGGAATGTCTCCGCCACTGATTTTTCCAATTACTCCACCAATCGCGGATATAAACACGATGGCCAGGGACGAGGCAATCGTTGTTCTCGTAGGAATACGGAGCACCGTCAACATGATCGGAATCATAATGAATGCACCGCCTGCGCCAACAATACCCGAGACAATGCCCACTGCAAAGGCCGCGCCAGCAGCAATCCATCGATTAAATTCCACAACATCAGAATAATCTTCTGTACCTCTTCCTGGAATCAACATGAGGACAATCGCTATAATCGCCAATATGCCGTAGATCAAGTTAATGACATCTCCATCCAGATGACCGGATATGATACCTCCGATCAGGCTGCCGATGAGAATGCTGGTGCCCATGTAAGCCACAAGCGCTCTATTCACCAGAGCGTGACCATCTCTTGCCTTCTTCTTCTTTCTCTGAAATGCAACTACACCTGCCAATGAGGCAAAGAATACCTGAAACATGCTGATGGCCGAAACCTCATGTGCAGTAAATGGCTCGAGTCCCATTAGTGAGGGAACATACAGCAGCAGCGGGTAGTTAATAATAGCTCCACCAATACCCAGTAAACCGGAGAAGAAGGAACCGACCAGACCCAGTATAAACATGATGATAAAAAGCAGAACATCCATCGGTAATTCTTCCTTTCTTGCATTAAAAAAACCTTGTCAAAAAACTGTATACGCAGCAAAATTTATCGGCTATAATAAAACCAAGTAAATTAATCAGAAATGAGTGATTAAGCATGCTTAATCTGTTCAAGACTCTTTTTGAAAATAAATGCCCTCACTGCAACGAAAAATTGCATGTGTGCAGTGATTCGCTCTGCTCCACCAAGACTTGTACCCAGTGCAATTACAAAGAAGAAAGCTACGGATCTCTCGGTGTACGCATCGTGTATGACACCACAAAATGATAAAAACGTCCCTGCTCATTGTACCACGTCTCCGCTGGATCGATAAGCGGTAAGCGCCTGGGAGCAAGTAAAATTGAATAATTCCATAAAGCTGAAATATAAAAAGGTGCTAAACGAATTACATCGTTGGCACCTTTTTTGCTGAACATTTAAATTTCGGCTCATTAATTTCCTAGTCCGCTTAACGGATCTTTTAAATTATTGATATTATTAATCAGTTCCGGAATTCCGGTCTTTTCCCAGTTCTCCGCCGTAAAGCCCTGCTCTGCTATGGTGGTCTCGAAACGATCCACGACTTCGGTTAACTGATTGTTGTAGCTGACCAAATTTTCATGAATGCTCTCACCGATGGCCGGTGCGGTAAGCTGCGAGAATTCACTCGCTTCCGCTTGGATCTGATCAATTTTCGTCTGGATCTGCTCGGTTATCTGAGGATTGTTTACGGCTTCCGATGCAAGCTGCTGAAGTTCTGCGCCAGCACTGGAAACCTGCTCGATATAGTTCGTTGCTCCGCTGACGTAGTTCAAACTTTCGTTTGCCTGCTCTACAACAGAACAAGCCGAAATGATAGAAACACTTGCAGCAATAAAGCCTGCCATGAACAGCGTTTGCCTTCGTTTACGTAAAATCATGAGCATCTTCCCTTCCTGATATCAGAAGTAATTTACCTAATTGAATGATAGCTGTTCCGCATACCCGAATGCAAATCGGTCTGCACTCATAGGATTGAACATGTATAATGGAAGAATCACACGGTAAAGGGATGTCATGAATATGCTTCAGGCTTTGAATCAGCGCTTGAACCGCATCATGCCACTGATTACTCCAATCAGCATTATCATTGGCGTACTTTGCGGAACTTTTCTTTCTTCGTATACTTTTTTATCACCCTGGCTTTTTGCATTTATGACGTTCGCAGGAAGCATCAGTCTCGGATTTAGGGATTTTCTGAATGTTCTGAAAAAGCCTTTTCCCCTGTTTGTTTGTCTGTTCATATTGCATTTGGCGATGCCTCTGATCGCACTGGGTATGGGACATCTGATTTTTCCGATGGACGCTTATACGATAACCGGACTTGTTCTAGCAGCCGTGATTCCGACAGGTGTAAGCAGCTTCATCTGGGTTAGCATTTACCGCGGCAATATCGCTCTAACGTTATCCATTATCCTGATCGATACCATGCTGGCCCCATTTGTCGTTCCGGGTGTTCTTTCACTGCTGATCGGGACCAGCGTTACGCTGGATATGGGAGCTATTATGAGCAGTCTGTTTTGGATGATCGTCGTGCCATCTTTGGTCGGCATGCTGCTGAATGAATGGACCAAAGGAGCCATTGTTCCGGTGTGGGGACCAAGACTCAATCCATTCTCCAAGTTGTTTATGGCAGTAGTTGTTGCTATTAATGGATCGGTTGTTGCTCCTTATCTCGCCGATTTCAACTGGAGACTGGCAGGTCTTGCGGCGATCATCATTTTCCTGGCTTCCTTTGGCTATGCACTTAGTTATTTCATTGCAAGATTGCTGGGCTGGAGTGAGGCTGACCAAGTGGCACTCGTTTTCAATGGAGGCATGCGCAATATCAGCGCGGGAGCGGTGCTTGCTGTATCCTATTTCCCACCTCCCGTCGCTGTGCCAGTTGTTCTCGGGATGGTTTTCCAGCAAATGCTGGCTTCCCTGACGGGCTATCTGCTCGGACGTCACTCGCAGCTGCTGCAAAATGCAGATAAAACGTCAGCAGCCTAAGAACGTAAACAAAGAAAAACGCCAACAACCGTTGGCGTTTTTCTTTGTTTCAATATGATGTTTTTATTTCGGTTGAATGTATCCTTCCGCTTTGAGCAGCTCAGCAATCAGGACAGCGCCGCCTGCAGCACCGCGCAATGTGTTATGAGACAGTCCGACGAATTTGTAATCATACAGGGAGTCTTCACGCAGTCTGCCTGTTGATACGCCCATTCCACGCTCAATGTCGCGATCGAGCTTCGTTTGCGGTCTGTTTTCTTCCTCGAAATACGTAATAAACTGTTTCGGTGCACTTGGCAGTTCCAGCTCTTGCGGACGCCCTTTGAATTGCAACCAACGCTCCAGAATTTCATCTTTGGAAGGTTTTTTCTCAAAGTTGACAAATACCGTAGCCAGATGCCCATCCGTTACCGGAACACGGATACATTGCGTCGTGATGAGTGGAGACGAAGCTTTCACAATCTCATTGTTTTGCACGCTTCCCCAGATGCGGAGTGGTTCCTGCTCACTCTTCTCTTCTTCGCCACCAATGTATGGAATCACGTTATCCAGCATTTCAGGCCAGTCTGTGAAGTTTTTCCCTGCTCCTGAAATGGCTTGGTACGTGGAAGCAACCACTTGAGTCGGGTTGAACTCACGGAGCGCATGCAGTGCTGGTACATAGCTCTGGATGGAGCAGTTTGGTTTAACTGCGATGAATCCGGTTTGGGTGCCCAGACGTTTACGCTGTGCTTCAATCACTTCCAAGTGCCCTGGGTTGATCTCTGGAATGACCATAGGTACATCGGCAGTCCAGCGGTGAGCCGAGTTGTTGGAGACAACCGGAGTGCCCGTTTTGGCGTAAGCTTCTTCCAGTGCTTGAATCTCATTTTTTTTCATATCTACGGCACAGAAAATAAAATCAACCTGGCTCGCGAACGCTTCGACCTGAGAAGCATCCTGTACTACGATTTTTTTCACCGCTTCAGGGATGGGAACAGCCAGTTTCCATCTGCCTTGAACCGATTCTTCGTATGTTTTGCCTGCCGAGTTGGCACTTGCCGAAATAGCTGTTACTTCAAACCATGGATGACCATTCAGCAGATCTACAAAACGCTGGCCTACCATCCCTGTTCCTCCGACAATACCGACTTTCAATTTTGCTGTCATATCATCATCAATTCCTTTCGGTGTGAGTTCAACATTAGTTATTTTCATTCCTGCATTGGTTGCTGGGACTCATGATTCTTCCCTTAGTAAACACTATTCAGGTGAATCCAAAGCGTGTAGTCAACACCCCTGGAAAAACCAAAAAATCCCACCCCTAAGACAGAAGTCTCAGGGACGAGATTGAACACTCGTGGTACCACCCAGATTCGCCGGTATGTCGCCATATCAGCCTCTTCGAGTTAAGGATACAACACACCTAACCAGGGGTCATAGCCATACTCCAGCTCTGTAACAGGAGCTCCTGTCACACCATCCCTTATTTTGATAAGTTCCGATGTGCTGCTCTGAGTCTTTATTCAATAAAAATCCTTTACCCCTTTTCAGCTGCCGGGGCTCTCTGAGAAAGAATACTTTTATTTACTCATCTCTTCGTCGCATTTGATATTGCGATTATAATATCAAAGTTACCATTGCGAAGTAAACATATTTTTTATAATTTGCTGCAATTGGATATTTATTTACTACGTTTTAGTGACAAAAGCATTCGTTACCAGGAGGCCAAGCCTGCAGTATACGTAGATCACCAGATTCTACCGGATGGATTGATGCTTAAACATTCCGTAATTTACCCCCACTGCGTCGCAAGCTGCTTGAGGTATGGGGATAGTACCTGCTCCAGCTCCTTGCGCATGAGTCCAATCTCCAGAATAGCATGAATGTAACCGAACTGATTGCCAATATCATAACGGCGGCCCTCAAGCTCAAGAGCGAGCAGCTCCTCTATCTGGCTCACTTCTTTTAACGCATCCGTTAATTGATATTCTTCTCCTGCGCCCCTCTCGATCTGATCCAAAATGGGAAATATGGACGGTTTCAGAATATAACGGCCCATCACGGCAGTTCTCGATGGTGCCTCCTCCATTGCAGGCTTCTCCACGAGATTGGTAATCCGATGAACCCGGTCCTCCGCCCCCTCTGAATCGATAATCCCAAATAACCCTTTCCATCTCCTTGGAGAATGAGAAAGGGTTATTGGCTATAATACTCATTTAATTTGCAATTCTAAGCTCGTATGGTAAGTATATTGTCCAAATGCTCAATCCAATAATGTTGCTCATCTACAAGCATTGTTTCCCAACCTAGATCAACAGCAGGCTTCAGGTTTTTCATTTGATCATCTACAAATATAATACGAGTGCTAAAGTCCATATGAGATTGTACAATTTCATAAATTTCCCTATGAGGTTTGCAGAATCCGACCTGATTCGAAATGGTAATGCTCTTCGTGTACTTTTCGATCGTCAGCAATATCGGTTTAACCCACTCATGGCAATGATTACTTAGCAGATGTATATCAGCGTGCTGACTCCATCGTTCAAGATAATTCATCGCAGGTAATGTTTCTGTCGTGCGCTTCAGCAAATCATAAGCATAGGTTTTATCGACCTTGGGGTATTGCGATTGCAGCCAGATCCAGAATTGTTCCTCTTTCAATTGTCCTGTCCAGAGGTCTTTCCGAATAGCGCTCAGTTGTTCGATGAATATAGTAAAAGTCGTGCCTGCATGACCTGCAAGCTCTTGCCAAAATGAAGCGGACAGGTTCGTAATCAGAACTCCCGCTAAGTCCAACACAAGCTGAGGTTTATTTTCCATTCCTTCACCTCTGTTAAGATCGACTTTTCTCGTAAATGTTCCCGCACCACCATCCCTAACCACACTAACTTTCCGGTTTCCATGACTGTATCATCGTATGATTGGCATCGATGGCATGGACATTGCTGAACGTCTCCATGAGACCAAACTCCGATTCACTTTGAAAGGCTGCTGGCATTTTCACGATAAACGTATTAGTATTCCTTTCACAGGCTAACACTTGCACACCATTAACATGTTTCCATCCGGATCCTGAAAGTTGAACCAGTGATCATGCTCAATGGGTGTCGTTATATTAACATCCTTGGATTGCATGAACGCATAGGCTTCCTCAATATCTTCCGTATCAAAATGGAATGCCGGCGTTTTGAACGTATGCTCCTCAGCATAAATTTTGCTATCCAGCACAATCCGTGTTCCATTCATCGGAACGATGTATAAGTGCCCAAACAGTATTTCGCCATCCGCAGGCAAGCCCAAGATGTCACAATACCAATCTCTCGCGCGCTCAACGTCACGGACGGGTATAAATACTGTGCCGATTTGATTCTAGAGGACTCATGCAAGTCCCTCCTTCTCTACGAACTCATCCTTGGTCAATCCAAAAAGGATCAGGTCAAGGTACTTACCGTTCGTATAAATGACCTTTCTTCGTACACCTTCCTGAACGCAACCGAGCTTTCTCATCATGGCTGCTGAAGGCTCATTCCCTTCAAGGACATAATCGTTAAATTTGTTGAGTCTTCTCTCGAAGAAGGCATACTTCAGCAGAATCCGAATGGCTCGCGTTCCAACCCCTCTGTCCCGATGATCCCGATCGACCTGTATGCCAATACTAAATGTGCCGTTCTTTTCATCTATACTGTTGATGTTAGCGCCGCCAACGTACTCTCCATGCAAATCCTCAATCGAGAACATGATACGTCCGTGCGCAATGGAGAAATTGGAGAATGTCTCTGTAAAATGTTTGGCTTCGGCAAACGTCGGCGGCAGTTCCACTGCACATTCCAGCAGACGACGAGCAGGTGTATCAAAACGGTTATAATAATGAGCTTCCCAATCTTCCTCGCGCAGAGCACGCAGCCTGATCTGCTCGTCCTGCCAAAAGTAATGGCTATAGTCCATCTCTCTCATCTCTTCATCCCCATTTCCCGTCAGTTCGTCCTTGCCATCATCTAATGAACTAAACCAATAATAACCCAGATTGTGGAATTAGCGGTAGATTCTTTTTCACATGAAGTGAACGCCAAACAGCCCCCAAAGCAGAACATTCTGCCAGGAGGCTGCTATTTAATTTGTGTACAATGAACCGCGCGAATTATTCCGAATATTGGGGCTTAGTCACGCGATCAGGAACCGATTCATCGAAGACATCCTGACCTGGATAATCCCGCACTTCTCCTTCATGAAGCTCATGGTTCTCATAATCAAAACGATGGGC contains these protein-coding regions:
- a CDS encoding polyprenyl synthetase family protein, with the protein product MNNALIDHAEAGYQLAEHKAAEYFTTLHEQLVNNTYTTVLTQDIHLWQKKHIHRFSWLPLISRSKRKPDSRDVYRYIHWLNVTGKLDDYLDRSISYIYMRDLGKALDAPETQARIQRVAQDTKKYFMRTDGAKRKEQPDFISLAALYRWAQKENVETAVIWLIQKLKNVASNIPKELDAEQAQRKLIKIILGVVLHVNDELDETTPIPERSKRFDAAIRLGYSYGLTYPFIDDLLDSQALTTQEKGQYSLMIREALLTGIVPDIGEWDGENQDVIRYVHSELREAFEYIKNYQRPEMQRTFFEQSYVFFQSQELDRAKKLTNANYTNEELYIPIIIKSSSSRLIVRSVLSASEDEGFDLRTFYYGIYNQLADDFADMFDDMEEGAVTPYTYYLKYRDLRPDLINPYELYWTVISHLIHGVYDSDAKTREVILDRAINGLKRSRERLGPVKYNEIMDIFASDQPEFNHLIQQMVRKADDVDFLDKLLRDQVIVHLQNDKKEKEDFIQTVRTVREQINMEIQISKPNDIPEMKETLIEAANYSLQGSGKRLRPILTWVMGVREYGLTEASIVPLLRSLEYMHTASLIFDDLPTQDNASTRRGRSTLHQVHNSATAELTGLFLIQKAIGEQSSLSQFDSATVLSLIRYSAEKAEDMCMGQAMDLSSKGKALTLEQLNMICFYKTGIAFEAALVMPAILAQVKDSEIASLKKFAYHAGIAFQIKDDLLDLEGDNLVLGKPAGQDVRNNNSTFVSILGENGAKKAMWEHYCLATDALAEMPKRIPFLKHLLDYIVGREH
- a CDS encoding sulfite exporter TauE/SafE family protein is translated as MDVLLFIIMFILGLVGSFFSGLLGIGGAIINYPLLLYVPSLMGLEPFTAHEVSAISMFQVFFASLAGVVAFQRKKKKARDGHALVNRALVAYMGTSILIGSLIGGIISGHLDGDVINLIYGILAIIAIVLMLIPGRGTEDYSDVVEFNRWIAAGAAFAVGIVSGIVGAGGAFIMIPIMLTVLRIPTRTTIASSLAIVFISAIGGVIGKISGGDIPIEPVIYTVMGSLIGASLGSRVSSMINVSVLRYGLIVLIAVTAVKVWASIL
- a CDS encoding DUF6376 family protein; the encoded protein is MILRKRRQTLFMAGFIAASVSIISACSVVEQANESLNYVSGATNYIEQVSSAGAELQQLASEAVNNPQITEQIQTKIDQIQAEASEFSQLTAPAIGESIHENLVSYNNQLTEVVDRFETTIAEQGFTAENWEKTGIPELINNINNLKDPLSGLGN
- a CDS encoding bile acid:sodium symporter family protein codes for the protein MLQALNQRLNRIMPLITPISIIIGVLCGTFLSSYTFLSPWLFAFMTFAGSISLGFRDFLNVLKKPFPLFVCLFILHLAMPLIALGMGHLIFPMDAYTITGLVLAAVIPTGVSSFIWVSIYRGNIALTLSIILIDTMLAPFVVPGVLSLLIGTSVTLDMGAIMSSLFWMIVVPSLVGMLLNEWTKGAIVPVWGPRLNPFSKLFMAVVVAINGSVVAPYLADFNWRLAGLAAIIIFLASFGYALSYFIARLLGWSEADQVALVFNGGMRNISAGAVLAVSYFPPPVAVPVVLGMVFQQMLASLTGYLLGRHSQLLQNADKTSAA
- the asd gene encoding aspartate-semialdehyde dehydrogenase produces the protein MTAKLKVGIVGGTGMVGQRFVDLLNGHPWFEVTAISASANSAGKTYEESVQGRWKLAVPIPEAVKKIVVQDASQVEAFASQVDFIFCAVDMKKNEIQALEEAYAKTGTPVVSNNSAHRWTADVPMVIPEINPGHLEVIEAQRKRLGTQTGFIAVKPNCSIQSYVPALHALREFNPTQVVASTYQAISGAGKNFTDWPEMLDNVIPYIGGEEEKSEQEPLRIWGSVQNNEIVKASSPLITTQCIRVPVTDGHLATVFVNFEKKPSKDEILERWLQFKGRPQELELPSAPKQFITYFEEENRPQTKLDRDIERGMGVSTGRLREDSLYDYKFVGLSHNTLRGAAGGAVLIAELLKAEGYIQPK
- a CDS encoding sugar phosphate nucleotidyltransferase, with product MTLSHSPRRWKGLFGIIDSEGAEDRVHRITNLVEKPAMEEAPSRTAVMGRYILKPSIFPILDQIERGAGEEYQLTDALKEVSQIEELLALELEGRRYDIGNQFGYIHAILEIGLMRKELEQVLSPYLKQLATQWG
- a CDS encoding HAD-IA family hydrolase; translation: MENKPQLVLDLAGVLITNLSASFWQELAGHAGTTFTIFIEQLSAIRKDLWTGQLKEEQFWIWLQSQYPKVDKTYAYDLLKRTTETLPAMNYLERWSQHADIHLLSNHCHEWVKPILLTIEKYTKSITISNQVGFCKPHREIYEIVQSHMDFSTRIIFVDDQMKNLKPAVDLGWETMLVDEQHYWIEHLDNILTIRA
- a CDS encoding VOC family protein gives rise to the protein MGTVFIPVRDVERARDWYCDILGLPADGEILFGHLYIVPMNGTRIVLDSKIYAEEHTFKTPAFHFDTEDIEEAYAFMQSKDVNITTPIEHDHWFNFQDPDGNMLMVCKC
- a CDS encoding GNAT family N-acetyltransferase → MREMDYSHYFWQDEQIRLRALREEDWEAHYYNRFDTPARRLLECAVELPPTFAEAKHFTETFSNFSIAHGRIMFSIEDLHGEYVGGANINSIDEKNGTFSIGIQVDRDHRDRGVGTRAIRILLKYAFFERRLNKFNDYVLEGNEPSAAMMRKLGCVQEGVRRKVIYTNGKYLDLILFGLTKDEFVEKEGLA